The sequence CACCGAACCAGGCTTCAACCATGACTTTAGTTTGTTCGATATCAATATCTCCGGCAATTACCAATGTGGCGTTAGCCGGGCCGTAAAAACGCTGATAGAACTCCTTCACATCGCTTAACGTGGCAGCCTGCAAATCATCCAGTTCACCGATCACTGTCCAGCTGTAGGGATGACCTTCTGGGTACAGGTTTTTGCGGATAACGTGGTCGGTATGACCATAGGGACGGTTATCAACCCGTTGCCGCTTTTCGTTTTTAACCACTTGTTTTTCGCGCTCAAGGGCACCTTGAGTCACCGTGTTAATCATATACCCCAGACGATCCGAATCTATCCACATGACTTTCTCAAAGGCATCCTTAGGCACCACTTCGTAATAGATGGTCGCGTCTGACCAGGTACCGCCGTTACGGGAGCCGCCGAGCTCTTCAATCATCTTACGATTCGCACCCTGTGGTACATTTTCCGAGTCATTGAAAGCCATATGTTCAAAAAAGTGGGCAAATCCGGTGCGCCCGGGCTTTTCCCGACTCGAACCGACATGCACCAGCGTAGACACCGCCACCAGGGGATCAGACTTATCCTGATGCAGTATCACAGTGAGGCCATTATCGAGCTGATATTTTTCATAATCGAGTGAAAGGGTGTCGGGACTGGACGATGCCTGTTGCTGTTCTGCTGATACCGAACTGTCCGATGGCGGATTCTGACAGCCTGACAGGCCGAGACTGAGTAACGCTATCCAAAGCCACTTGTTGGTCATATTGTAATTCCTTGTTGTAATGATGTTTTCCTGTTTGTCGACGGACATTGCCGTCATGGTTACCATAATCTGACTGGCGAATCCTGTCCAGATACGAGTCGATATTCAACAAGCTGCAGCCTTGCAATCACAGGCTGATAGCAGCACACACCTGAGCCCCGAAAACATCAGATTGGCGCACAGCCAGTTGCTTGCCTGGTTACAAAAACCAAAAAAAAGCCAGTCCGCTGAGCGGGCTGGCTTTGTCAGTATCGCTTGGTGACTTTTTGCCGTACTGCAGTTATCCCACCAGTGCCAACAGAATACCGGCAGCTACTGCTGAGCCCAGCACACCGGCCACATTAGGGCCCATCGCGTGCATCAGCAGGAAGTTGTGGGGGTTAGCTTCCAGTCCCACCTTATTCACCACACGTGCTGCCATCGGCACCGCAGATACACCGGCTGCGCCAATCAGCGGGTTGACCTTGCCACCACTCAGACGATTCATCAGCTTGGCCATCAGTACCCCCGTGGCCGTACCAATAGCAAAAGCCACCGCCCCGAGCAGCAGAATGCCGAGGGTTTCCAAAGTCAGGAATTTATCTGCCGAAAGTTTGGAGCCCACTGCCAGCCCCAAAAAGATGGTGACAATATTGATCAACTCGTTTTGCGCCGTTTTACTCAGTCTGTCCACCACGCCACATTCGCGCATCAGATTACCCAGACAGAACATACCCACCAGCGGCGTAGCAGTGGGCAGTACCATAATAGTTAGCAGCAGCACCGCCAGAGGGAACAATACCTTTTCCTTTTTAGACACGGTACGCAGTTGCTCCATGCAGATTTCCCGCTCGGCCTTGGTGGTCAGAGCCTTCATAATAGGAGGCTGAATGATCGGTACCAAAGCCATATAGGAATAGGCAGCCACCGCGACTGCACCCAATAACTCCGGTGCCAGCTTTGATGCAAGGAAAATGGCAGTAGGCCCGTCAGCGCCACCTATAATAGCAATCGCTGACGCTTCTTTGAGAGTGAAGGCAAAACCGGGTACGGCATTGAGCAGAATCGCCCCAAACAGGGTAGCAAAAATACCAAACTGAGCCGCAGCACCGAGCAATAACATGCGCGGATTAGCAATCAGGGCGCCAAAATCTGTCATTGCCCCCACACCCATAAAGATCAGTAACGGAAAGACACCAGTATCGATCCCCACCGCATAGATGTAATAAAGCATGCCGCCCGGCTCATTGAAACCGGCCAGAGGAATATTGGCCAGCAACGCACCAAAGCCTATGGGTAATAACAACAGGGGTTCAAATTTTCTGACGATAGCCAGGTACAGCAGTAACATTCCCACCAGCATCA comes from Lacimicrobium alkaliphilum and encodes:
- a CDS encoding sodium ion-translocating decarboxylase subunit beta, which encodes MEKLQILWQSTALANFEVGQLAMMLVGMLLLYLAIVRKFEPLLLLPIGFGALLANIPLAGFNEPGGMLYYIYAVGIDTGVFPLLIFMGVGAMTDFGALIANPRMLLLGAAAQFGIFATLFGAILLNAVPGFAFTLKEASAIAIIGGADGPTAIFLASKLAPELLGAVAVAAYSYMALVPIIQPPIMKALTTKAEREICMEQLRTVSKKEKVLFPLAVLLLTIMVLPTATPLVGMFCLGNLMRECGVVDRLSKTAQNELINIVTIFLGLAVGSKLSADKFLTLETLGILLLGAVAFAIGTATGVLMAKLMNRLSGGKVNPLIGAAGVSAVPMAARVVNKVGLEANPHNFLLMHAMGPNVAGVLGSAVAAGILLALVG